The following are encoded together in the Nocardia sp. XZ_19_385 genome:
- a CDS encoding HAMP domain-containing sensor histidine kinase, which yields MDRAPGLSVRLKLTLSYAGFLMLAGGLLLAVVWVFLLRYVPDRATRPLVPGSGPNRAELLAAFGPKAAWAVAFLLVFGLAGGWVLAGRMLAPLTRITNATRMAANGSLSHRIQLEGRNDEFRELADTFDAMLARLEAHNAEQQRFAANASHELRTPLAITQTLLDVARNDPNRDTGELVALLHTVNTRAINLTEALLLLSRADQRSFTREHVDLSLTAEEATETLLPLAEKRGLTIETSGDMAPTIGSRALLQQLTTNLVHNAIVHNLPEQGTVWVTTSVGPETVLLTVENTGEKLTPQRVSTLVEPFQRGTERLRSDHAGVGLGLAIVKSITQAHDGTLTLTPRPAGGLRVTVQLARLAHWP from the coding sequence GTTCGCCTCAAACTGACCCTCAGCTATGCCGGGTTCTTGATGCTGGCAGGTGGCTTGCTGCTTGCCGTCGTGTGGGTGTTCCTCCTGCGCTACGTGCCCGATCGTGCGACCCGGCCCTTGGTCCCCGGTAGCGGACCCAACCGCGCCGAACTGCTGGCCGCCTTCGGCCCGAAGGCAGCCTGGGCGGTCGCGTTTCTGCTGGTCTTCGGTCTAGCGGGCGGATGGGTCCTGGCCGGACGGATGCTCGCCCCGCTGACCCGCATCACCAACGCGACGCGCATGGCCGCCAACGGGTCGCTCTCGCACCGCATCCAGTTGGAAGGCCGCAACGACGAGTTCCGCGAACTCGCCGACACTTTCGACGCCATGCTCGCGCGGCTGGAGGCACACAATGCCGAGCAGCAGAGATTCGCCGCCAACGCCTCCCACGAACTGCGCACCCCACTGGCGATCACGCAGACCCTTCTCGACGTGGCCCGCAACGATCCGAACCGCGACACCGGTGAACTGGTCGCCCTCCTGCACACCGTCAACACCCGGGCGATCAACCTCACCGAAGCACTGCTCCTGCTCAGCCGCGCCGACCAACGGTCCTTCACCCGAGAACATGTCGACCTGTCCCTCACCGCCGAGGAAGCTACCGAAACGCTGCTCCCCCTCGCGGAAAAACGCGGCCTCACCATCGAGACCTCCGGCGATATGGCCCCCACCATCGGCTCACGCGCGCTGCTACAGCAGCTGACAACGAACCTGGTGCACAACGCGATCGTGCACAATCTGCCCGAACAGGGCACCGTGTGGGTGACGACCAGCGTTGGCCCCGAGACTGTGCTGCTCACCGTCGAGAACACCGGCGAAAAGCTGACTCCGCAGCGGGTTTCCACGCTTGTCGAGCCGTTTCAGCGCGGCACCGAACGCCTCCGCAGCGATCACGCGGGCGTCGGCCTCGGCCTGGCCATCGTCAAAAGCATCACCCAGGCACACGACGGCACCCTCACCCTCACTCCCCGCCCGGCCGGCGGGCTCCGCGTCACGGTGCAATTAGCACGGCTTGCTCACTGGCCGTAG
- a CDS encoding 3-hydroxyacyl-CoA dehydrogenase, with the protein MSTIKKVTVLGTGVLGAQIAFQSAYSGFEVIAYDISDEVLAKAEQTLGGLVQAYKTDNVAGAAEGKADEARTRITLTTDLAEAVGDADLVIEAIPEVLSLKQDTYRKLGELAPAKTIFATNSSTLLPSDMKDATGRPDRFLALHFANKVWQYNTAEIMGTADTDPAVFDTVVAFAGDIGMVPIPVHKEKAGYVLNSLLVPLLNAATALAAGGYAAPHDVDKVWRIGTGAAVGPFQMYDVIGLNTPYNILSHGDAEAQKLAAWLKENYIDKGKLGVSSGEGFYTYGQ; encoded by the coding sequence ATGTCCACGATCAAGAAGGTGACGGTGCTGGGGACCGGAGTGCTGGGGGCCCAGATCGCATTCCAGAGCGCGTACAGCGGATTCGAAGTCATCGCATACGACATCAGCGACGAGGTCCTCGCCAAGGCCGAGCAGACCCTCGGCGGACTGGTCCAGGCGTACAAGACCGACAATGTTGCCGGTGCGGCCGAGGGCAAGGCCGACGAGGCCCGCACTCGCATCACCCTCACGACGGATCTGGCCGAAGCCGTGGGCGATGCCGACCTGGTGATCGAGGCCATCCCGGAGGTGTTGAGTCTCAAGCAGGACACCTACCGCAAGCTCGGTGAGCTGGCACCGGCGAAGACGATCTTCGCGACGAACTCCTCGACCCTGCTGCCCAGCGACATGAAAGACGCCACCGGCCGGCCGGACCGCTTCCTCGCCCTGCATTTCGCGAACAAGGTGTGGCAGTACAACACCGCCGAAATCATGGGGACAGCCGATACCGACCCGGCGGTGTTCGACACCGTCGTCGCGTTTGCCGGTGACATCGGGATGGTGCCCATCCCGGTCCACAAGGAGAAGGCCGGGTATGTGCTCAATTCGCTGCTCGTCCCGTTGCTGAACGCCGCCACTGCGTTGGCCGCGGGTGGTTATGCCGCCCCGCACGACGTCGACAAGGTGTGGCGGATCGGGACCGGCGCAGCGGTGGGCCCGTTCCAAATGTACGACGTCATCGGCCTCAATACGCCTTACAACATCCTGTCCCACGGCGACGCCGAGGCGCAGAAGCTGGCGGCATGGCTGAAGGAGAACTACATCGACAAAGGCAAACTCGGGGTCAGCAGCGGTGAGGGCTTCTACACCTACGGCCAGTGA